A window of Oligoflexus sp. contains these coding sequences:
- a CDS encoding ParA family protein, whose translation MREPRSHVITFANIKGGVGKTTSVTNIAFLLGTVLNKRVLVIDSDDQGNATKALGVRDLFDRNQETLWHALRGKLPYDQVMVESPYKNIWVIPSTKELKAAQTEFGRSARGLKLFKHLLKGVEKNFDFVLIDTKPQINVLLQAALAASNWYLIPSFPEPDSYDGFLDLVAECEEIHDEENPQLHCLGVLLSCVKKIPAHDTYIRFISKHLKAARVNLLKPAIRVSNAVATGNLQSCPAAALPSARTMKDDYLKLTKVILKAVEAKKLERPNLEHLGVLREKVRDEGEWQLQDSNEEINLL comes from the coding sequence ATGCGTGAACCCCGTTCTCACGTTATCACCTTTGCCAATATTAAAGGCGGAGTTGGTAAAACAACCTCGGTGACCAACATCGCGTTTCTTTTGGGCACCGTTTTGAACAAGAGAGTCCTGGTGATTGATTCGGATGATCAGGGCAATGCTACCAAGGCTTTGGGGGTGCGTGACCTCTTCGATCGCAACCAGGAAACGCTCTGGCATGCGCTGCGGGGCAAGCTGCCCTATGATCAGGTCATGGTCGAGAGTCCTTATAAGAATATCTGGGTGATCCCTTCGACCAAGGAATTGAAAGCGGCGCAGACGGAGTTTGGCCGTTCGGCTCGTGGGCTGAAACTTTTCAAGCATCTTTTGAAGGGTGTGGAGAAGAATTTCGATTTCGTTCTGATCGACACCAAGCCGCAGATCAACGTTTTGCTGCAGGCGGCGCTGGCGGCTTCGAACTGGTATCTGATCCCGAGCTTTCCCGAGCCGGATAGCTATGATGGATTTTTGGATCTGGTCGCCGAGTGCGAGGAGATCCATGACGAGGAAAACCCGCAGCTGCACTGCCTGGGCGTTCTTCTGAGCTGCGTGAAGAAAATCCCGGCTCATGATACCTACATCCGCTTTATCAGCAAGCACCTGAAGGCTGCGCGGGTCAACCTTTTGAAGCCGGCGATCCGCGTGTCGAACGCGGTGGCGACGGGTAACCTGCAGAGCTGTCCTGCTGCGGCTTTGCCGAGCGCGCGGACCATGAAGGATGATTACCTGAAGTTGACCAAAGTTATTCTAAAAGCGGTCGAAGCCAAGAAGCTGGAGCGGCCCAATCTTGAACACCTCGGCGTTCTGCGCGAAAAGGTTCGGGATGAAGGGGAATGGCAGCTGCAGGACAGCAACGAAGAAAT